The Parvibaculaceae bacterium PLY_AMNH_Bact1 genome window below encodes:
- a CDS encoding Rrf2 family transcriptional regulator (Derived by automated computational analysis using gene prediction method: Protein Homology.), with amino-acid sequence MRLSKKTLLALEAVLDVAVNARPDPVQSKDITRRQGIPQRYLEQVMQQLVHANILKGVRGPKGGYRLARERRRISMGDIVRIVGAMELADEPRDTPSILSEKVIGPIWDTIQTDMMEKLDAVTIEDLCRNAAEVGADGEIKSDADFTI; translated from the coding sequence GTGCGACTATCGAAAAAAACACTCCTGGCTCTTGAAGCGGTTTTGGATGTTGCTGTCAATGCACGGCCCGACCCGGTTCAATCGAAAGACATTACACGGCGGCAGGGCATCCCTCAGCGCTATCTCGAACAGGTCATGCAACAATTGGTGCATGCAAACATTCTCAAAGGTGTGCGGGGGCCGAAGGGCGGATACCGCCTTGCGCGCGAACGGCGACGGATTTCCATGGGCGATATTGTACGGATCGTGGGCGCCATGGAACTGGCGGATGAGCCTCGCGACACACCCTCTATCTTGAGTGAAAAGGTGATCGGTCCCATATGGGATACAATACAAACAGACATGATGGAAAAGCTTGATGCCGTGACTATCGAAGACCTTTGCCGCAACGCGGCTGAGGTCGGTGCTGATGGCGAGATTAAGAGCGACGCAGACTTTACGATTTAG
- the dut gene encoding dUTP diphosphatase (Derived by automated computational analysis using gene prediction method: Protein Homology. GO_function: GO:0000287 - magnesium ion binding [Evidence IEA]; GO_function: GO:0004170 - dUTP diphosphatase activity [Evidence IEA]; GO_process: GO:0006226 - dUMP biosynthetic process [Evidence IEA]; GO_process: GO:0046081 - dUTP catabolic process [Evidence IEA]), whose protein sequence is MSFSEVSVPVQRLPHGRDLPLPEYQTEGAAGLDLQAAIAEDEKVILAPGTREMIPTGLAMALPHGYEAQIRPRSGLAAKNGVTVINSPGTIDCDYRGEVKVVLINHGQNPLVITRGMRIAQMIIAPVTRGVFEEHDSLPETDRGAGGHGSTGMGSTGTGGA, encoded by the coding sequence ATGAGTTTTTCGGAAGTTTCCGTCCCCGTCCAACGTTTGCCTCATGGCCGCGACTTACCGCTGCCAGAATATCAAACGGAGGGCGCTGCAGGCCTTGACCTGCAGGCAGCTATTGCGGAAGACGAAAAGGTGATCCTTGCGCCGGGCACGCGCGAAATGATCCCGACCGGTCTCGCGATGGCGCTGCCTCATGGATATGAAGCGCAGATCCGTCCACGCTCGGGCCTCGCCGCTAAGAACGGTGTGACTGTGATCAACTCGCCGGGCACGATCGATTGCGATTATCGCGGCGAGGTGAAGGTTGTTCTGATCAACCATGGACAAAACCCTTTGGTGATCACGCGGGGAATGCGCATTGCGCAAATGATTATCGCGCCTGTGACCCGAGGTGTTTTTGAGGAACATGACAGCCTGCCGGAAACTGACCGAGGTGCCGGTGGCCATGGTTCAACCGGTATGGGCTCAACAGGCACGGGCGGCGCTTGA
- the coaBC gene encoding bifunctional phosphopantothenoylcysteine decarboxylase/phosphopantothenate--cysteine ligase CoaBC (Derived by automated computational analysis using gene prediction method: Protein Homology. GO_function: GO:0004632 - phosphopantothenate--cysteine ligase activity [Evidence IEA]; GO_function: GO:0004633 - phosphopantothenoylcysteine decarboxylase activity [Evidence IEA]; GO_process: GO:0015937 - coenzyme A biosynthetic process [Evidence IEA]; GO_process: GO:0015939 - pantothenate metabolic process [Evidence IEA]), translated as MSSPVSPPGQSLNGRRILLIIGGGIAAYKSLELIRRLRERGASVRAIMTQAAGEFVTPLSVSSLTEDVVYQSLFDLTQESEMGHIQLSRDADLLVVVPATADLMAKMAGGLASDLATTALLATDKPVLVAPAMNVRMWDHAATQRNLATLRGDGIHFVGPNDGDMACGEFGLGRMAEPMEIVQAIEELLANPADRPLSGRSALVTSGPTHEPIDPVRYIANRSSGKQGHAIAAALARLGADTTLVAGPTTQADPVGVHVKHVETAREMLAACEAALPTDIAVCTAAVADWRVDQSANQKMKKDGSGTPPALALVENPDILRTISQHASQRPGLVIGFAAETENVVDYAQAKRTRKGCDWIIANDVSPGTGIMGGDMNSVHLITADAHEDWPSMSKADVAQRLALRVADHF; from the coding sequence ATGTCCTCACCTGTGTCCCCACCGGGCCAGAGCCTGAACGGTCGCCGCATCTTGCTGATCATTGGCGGCGGCATTGCAGCTTACAAGAGCCTCGAGCTGATCCGACGGTTGCGCGAACGTGGCGCAAGCGTCCGGGCAATTATGACACAGGCCGCTGGTGAGTTTGTGACACCGCTCTCCGTCTCTAGCCTTACGGAAGACGTGGTCTACCAATCTCTGTTTGATCTCACCCAGGAAAGTGAGATGGGCCATATTCAACTTTCGCGGGACGCAGACCTCTTAGTGGTGGTGCCCGCCACGGCTGACCTTATGGCCAAGATGGCCGGTGGTCTTGCAAGCGATCTCGCCACAACCGCACTCCTAGCAACTGACAAGCCTGTCCTCGTCGCGCCCGCAATGAATGTGCGCATGTGGGATCATGCGGCGACCCAGCGCAACCTTGCTACACTCCGAGGTGATGGCATTCACTTTGTCGGTCCCAATGATGGGGATATGGCGTGCGGCGAATTTGGCCTGGGCCGCATGGCAGAGCCGATGGAGATTGTCCAAGCCATTGAAGAGTTGCTGGCAAACCCTGCCGACCGGCCTCTTTCAGGCAGATCGGCGCTGGTAACATCCGGCCCTACTCATGAACCGATTGATCCGGTGCGCTACATTGCAAACCGATCATCTGGCAAACAAGGCCATGCGATCGCTGCAGCTCTTGCCAGGCTTGGCGCCGACACCACGCTAGTTGCGGGGCCGACGACCCAAGCTGATCCCGTTGGCGTTCACGTGAAACATGTGGAGACGGCACGCGAAATGCTCGCAGCCTGCGAAGCCGCGCTGCCGACAGACATTGCGGTCTGCACGGCCGCCGTTGCAGATTGGCGTGTGGATCAAAGTGCCAACCAAAAGATGAAAAAGGATGGCAGCGGCACCCCCCCCGCGCTCGCCCTCGTAGAAAATCCCGACATTCTAAGAACGATCTCCCAGCATGCGAGCCAGCGCCCTGGACTCGTGATCGGCTTTGCAGCCGAAACAGAAAATGTTGTCGATTACGCACAAGCTAAAAGGACGCGCAAAGGGTGTGACTGGATCATCGCCAATGATGTGTCTCCTGGCACAGGGATTATGGGTGGCGACATGAACAGCGTTCATCTCATTACCGCCGATGCCCATGAAGACTGGCCTTCAATGTCGAAGGCAGATGTTGCGCAGCGCCTGGCGCTTCGCGTCGCAGATCACTTTTAA